From Halanaeroarchaeum sulfurireducens, a single genomic window includes:
- a CDS encoding zinc ribbon domain-containing protein yields MSPDDTAVVFGATKQSTFSSYHLYSITQGWVYALIAIAIGHAIATVGLYVWLSNDDTGTPRADRRNGESGSTSARPEQRKDVVICPNCETPNEPGYRYCRQCVSPIGSDRRQNSATDGPDSFWIK; encoded by the coding sequence GTGAGCCCTGATGACACCGCCGTCGTTTTCGGTGCAACGAAACAGTCAACTTTCAGCAGTTACCATCTCTACAGTATAACCCAGGGCTGGGTCTACGCGCTCATCGCGATCGCAATTGGGCACGCCATCGCGACGGTTGGCCTGTACGTCTGGCTTTCAAACGACGACACAGGAACGCCACGGGCCGATCGACGAAACGGCGAGTCTGGGTCCACATCGGCTCGACCGGAGCAACGAAAGGATGTCGTGATCTGTCCGAACTGCGAGACCCCGAACGAACCCGGGTACAGGTACTGTCGACAGTGCGTGTCACCGATTGGGTCGGATCGACGCCAGAACAGCGCCACCGACGGACCCGATTCGTTCTGGATCAAGTGA
- the dacZ gene encoding diadenylate cyclase DacZ gives MAGILDLCDSIVSDVDALFLFSPSSSYYEKAGDIDDIDLVVVANENDVDAGTFVELPLQFRDVRERIRFGVEGALDKGHVEDGDAIATAVPLFEDEIDTISRTRADESQHTGIYDLFVKSRADAAVIRNIFELAIELGKKGQKGEPVGALFVVGDAGNVMNKSRPLSYNPFEKSHVHVGDPIVNVMLKEFSRLDGAFIISDSGKIVSAYRYLEPSAEGVDIPKGLGARHMAAGAITRDTNAISIALSESDGMVRAFKGGELILELDPEAY, from the coding sequence ATGGCAGGAATCCTCGATCTTTGTGATTCGATCGTGTCCGACGTCGACGCGCTGTTTCTCTTCTCGCCGAGTAGTTCGTACTACGAGAAGGCAGGTGACATCGACGACATCGATCTCGTCGTCGTCGCAAACGAGAACGACGTCGACGCGGGGACGTTCGTCGAATTGCCCCTGCAGTTCCGTGACGTGCGCGAACGCATTCGGTTCGGTGTCGAGGGCGCCCTCGATAAGGGACACGTCGAGGACGGCGACGCGATCGCAACCGCCGTTCCGCTGTTCGAGGACGAAATCGACACGATCTCGCGGACGAGAGCCGACGAATCACAGCATACCGGCATCTATGACCTGTTCGTCAAGTCCCGCGCCGACGCCGCCGTGATCCGGAACATCTTCGAGCTGGCGATCGAACTGGGCAAGAAGGGCCAGAAGGGCGAACCCGTCGGCGCCCTGTTCGTGGTCGGCGACGCGGGGAACGTGATGAACAAGTCCCGTCCACTCTCGTACAACCCCTTCGAGAAATCCCACGTCCACGTCGGCGACCCGATCGTGAACGTGATGTTAAAGGAGTTCTCCCGACTCGACGGCGCGTTCATCATCTCCGACTCCGGGAAGATCGTGAGTGCGTATCGGTATCTCGAGCCCTCCGCGGAGGGCGTCGACATTCCCAAGGGTCTCGGCGCGCGGCACATGGCCGCGGGGGCCATCACCCGCGATACGAATGCCATCTCGATCGCTCTGAGCGAAAGTGACGGAATGGTACGCGCGTTCAAGGGGGGAGAATTGATCTTGGAGCTGGATCCGGAGGCGTACTGA
- a CDS encoding mechanosensitive ion channel domain-containing protein: MVVWDQLTSAQFRFVAAVVVLFGGLVFGHFLGRFNVRILQSIGVPGSVEGTTVERTARKFGTSTVAVIGRLTSWIVYFVAALVALEVAGYFGTVVFLIQAGNIIPNLVLAVAILVFGLLVADKAEVFVSESLRSVKLPEIGLLPTVVRYTVVFVSILLALAQVGISTTALVVLLGAYVFAAVVFSAVAFRHLLSSGAAGVYLLLNEPYGIGDRVAVAGREGIVQEVDVFVTLIEAEDREFVVPNHLVLREGAVLILD, encoded by the coding sequence ATGGTGGTCTGGGACCAGCTCACGTCGGCGCAGTTCCGGTTCGTGGCTGCGGTCGTGGTCCTCTTCGGTGGCCTGGTGTTCGGCCACTTCCTCGGGCGATTCAACGTCCGGATTCTACAATCGATCGGCGTTCCCGGGAGCGTCGAGGGTACCACCGTCGAGCGGACGGCCCGGAAGTTCGGCACGTCCACCGTGGCGGTCATCGGTCGACTGACGTCATGGATCGTCTACTTCGTGGCCGCACTCGTTGCCCTGGAGGTCGCGGGGTACTTCGGGACGGTCGTGTTCCTGATTCAGGCCGGCAACATTATTCCGAACCTCGTCCTGGCGGTCGCCATTCTCGTTTTCGGATTGCTCGTTGCAGACAAAGCCGAAGTGTTCGTGAGCGAGTCGCTCCGAAGCGTCAAATTACCAGAGATCGGCCTCCTCCCGACGGTCGTCCGGTACACCGTCGTCTTCGTTTCGATCCTGCTGGCGCTCGCACAGGTGGGTATTTCGACCACTGCACTCGTAGTGCTGCTCGGCGCCTACGTGTTTGCCGCCGTCGTCTTTTCTGCGGTAGCGTTCCGACACCTCCTCAGTTCCGGCGCTGCCGGCGTCTATCTACTCCTGAATGAGCCGTACGGGATCGGCGACCGGGTCGCCGTGGCTGGCAGAGAAGGCATCGTCCAGGAAGTGGACGTCTTCGTCACCCTCATCGAGGCAGAGGATCGAGAGTTCGTCGTGCCGAACCACCTGGTCCTCCGCGAGGGCGCCGTCCTGATCCTGGACTAG
- a CDS encoding acyltransferase has product MTERRHDRLTRRTAAGEHNSLWHWPDAKRPATVAKNYAAIVAARHSPSLRLKNWLLRRLGMSVGTGVSWGLEATPDVFWPELITVEDHAIVGYDATILCHEFLQDEYRTGEVILGERSMIGAGAIVLPGVHVGAGANVAANSLVTEDVPAGETVAGIPATPVTRD; this is encoded by the coding sequence GTGACCGAACGGCGCCACGATCGACTCACTCGGCGAACGGCTGCCGGCGAGCACAACTCGCTGTGGCACTGGCCCGACGCGAAACGACCAGCGACGGTCGCGAAAAATTACGCTGCCATCGTTGCGGCGCGCCACTCGCCGAGCCTTCGACTCAAAAACTGGCTGCTTCGTCGGCTGGGCATGAGCGTCGGTACCGGTGTCTCCTGGGGGCTCGAGGCGACCCCGGACGTGTTCTGGCCCGAACTCATCACCGTCGAGGACCACGCCATCGTGGGCTACGACGCGACGATACTCTGTCACGAGTTCCTTCAGGACGAGTACCGGACGGGGGAGGTGATTCTGGGTGAGCGATCGATGATCGGCGCGGGCGCCATCGTCTTGCCGGGCGTTCACGTCGGCGCCGGGGCGAACGTGGCGGCGAACTCGCTTGTGACCGAGGATGTGCCCGCCGGCGAAACGGTGGCTGGCATCCCGGCGACGCCGGTCACCCGGGACTAG